The Heliangelus exortis chromosome 25, bHelExo1.hap1, whole genome shotgun sequence genomic interval CCCTTTTCTTCCTTGGCCGTTCAGCTtttccccagagctctgcagaaatcTGGGGATGCTTTGTACCCAGCACTGGGTCTCCTGATTCCTGCTGGACGGGTCAGGAGGGCAGATGGGAGCTTGTGGTAGgacagagaggttttttttgttagtgaGAGCAGAGGTGATGCAGCTCCTGATGGCCCCAAAGCCCTGCTCGGGCTCAGGGTTTGGTCACTGAGTGTGGATTTGCTGCTCCCAGGTCCTTCCTCTCTGCACAAACCCCACTCCTGGGAacaaaatgggtttttttctttggtttggttttcctttttttttttttttttttttttttttccttttccctttcttttcttttttctcttcttttttttttcccccttttcatcttttcttttttcttttctttttcttcctcttctttttttccctttctttgtatctttttctttccttttttcttatctttttctttccttttgtcttttctttttcttttcctttttcttttcttttttcctttttccctttcctttttccctttcctttttccctttcctttttccctttcctttttccctttcctttttccctttcctttttccctttcctttttcccttttctatttcttttcttttttcttttcttttcttttttccttttccccttttctttcccccttttctttcccccttttctttcccccttttctttcccccttttctttcccccttttcttttccccttttcttttccccttttcttttcctcttttcttttccccttttctttcccccttttctttcccccttttctttcccccttttctttcccccttttctttcccccttttctttcccccttttctttcccccttttctttcccccttttctttcccccttttctttcccccttttctttcccccttttctttcccccttttctttttctcttatcttttttcttttccttttctcttttccttttctttcttctttcttcttttcccttttttcttttttcgtttctttttttccttttctttcttctcttctcttttttctcttttttcccttttttcttttctttttttcttttctttcttctttcctttctttttttccttttttcttttctttttttccttttcttttttttcctttttccttttctttttcctttcttttcttttcctttttttttccttttccccagctgAATATAACCAGACCCAGCTGTacctgcagcctcccaggtCAGACACCTTACAGCTCTctcatgctgctgctggaatTCTGCAAAGTGGAGCTAATTCTGAATGTTCCTGTGCATGGAGGAGATTtatttgtttgctctttttctttttttcccatcaaatgtcttttttcccAAGTGCCTGGAACTGTCTCCCTGTGTTTCTCAGCTGGGCAGACACAGCTGCTGGACTTCTCCCCCTGGCTTAAATATTCTGATTGAGAGCTCCTCAGGCTCCTGTCTCCACCTATTAAGGTGACAATCTGCACTGGAGCCCTGCAGGAGggagaattaattaattaactacTTAATTAACTGTCAGCTTGCCAGATCTCTGGAGCAAAGGACAGGGGAGGGCTGGATGCTGGGGCACTGCCCCTGCTGTGATTTCCCCTGGTACCAAGGTGTGGATGGGTCAGGTCTTGGTCCCCTcgcatttttttcctctttatcccCAAGATCCTGgttgggaatattttttttattggtttttctCAAAGGAAAGTCTTTAACTGGGCTTCTGGGatgctttttgctgcttttttcctttattttcttaccTCCTGACCTGCTAACTGAGCTCAACATCCCTTTCCCAGACACTCAGGAGAAGTGGTCTGGTCAGGAGTGGGTCTTGGAATGAGCTGGATCATGAggtgggaaagaaagaggaaaagcaaatattacTATCTGCCTTATTTGTATAATTTGCAGGAATTCCTGCAACTCTCCTGTTGTTCCCATGGAAACAGATGTTGGACTGCAGGCAACTGCTCCAGGTTTTCAGgactattatttattttttcctttaccagTGACGCCTCCTTTGGCATTTCCAAGCAGCCTGGAAAAGTTCCTCACCTTTCCCAGGCCCAGATCTGGAATATCCCTGGGCTTTCCTTGTCCTCCAAGATTCCAGGATACCCTGAGAGGTCTCTGTACACGACATTGCCAGGAAAAGATGGAATGGGGAGGGGACTCTGCTGTCCTCTCCCCATTTTCTGCCTGtccatggtggttttttttccctggatgGCAGAGAgcatccttccctccttcccagcacAATCCCTGGGCCATGGGAAGGGCTCCTTGGCCCCCAGGGAATGGTGCTGTGCAATTCCCACTGCTCATAAAGAAAACTCCATCCTCCTGGGACAGGGAGTTTTTTTCCAGCCCGTCAGCTCGGATtcatccaccaggcaggggATGAACTCCTGGGGTTTTATGGCCAAGCTGTCCCTGTGCTTTTACCCAATTTAAAGGcacccttttcttcccctccacctcctgtctctctgctctcttgCAGGTGTTGGTGTGGTGCAGACTGGAGGTGGGAGGTAAGGATGCTCAGCTCCATCTCAGCAATGCCACCGGCAAGGGGAAGGGCAGCCAGGACCCTTCTGggtttatttggttggtttggggttaaTTGGGTGAATGAAATGCTTGTGCAGGTGAGAGggtgtttgttttaataagaGGAGTTAGCAGCAGGGAtatggggctgggaggaggaggagaatcaccatcatcaccatcatcaccatcatcaccatcatcaccatcatcacccaagctgcctggcacagctctCCCAGGACCCTGCTCTGTGTCACATCATCCCCACTCCCTCTTTTGTCACATTTCTGCCACCAGGCAGAGGCCCCAGGTGCTGGACACACAGCCCAAGCACACGTGGAAAGAGCAAATGaaaggggcaggaaaaaaagaaggaaggaaaatgagaaggaGGTGAactaacaaaaaagaaaaagaaaaaaaaaattaaccaaaatTAACCAAACAGCTTAGAAATCCTGTGACCACTAAtgccaggctgccagcagaCAGCCCCCTGATAAAATCCAGTTTGCTGGGGTCTTTGAAACTTTCTGAAGAGGTGAAGGCCTCGGTAAGGAGCATCCTGATGTTAGGCTGGGCCTGCACTtgaggtttttatttaaatgcaaattgaATCCTCCCACTGGAAAGCTAACAGGAGATGAAAATAGCTGGTAGGGGATAAGGATTTGCTTGATGTGGAGTCATTTCACTGAACTTCTTGCtgatttcctcatttttcatgttttatgaCTAGAGCTGCTTTGAAATAGTTTCCTATCCCATCCAGCATGAGCATAAACTTTGTCTGAGTTGTTTTGGGGCTGAATCCAGAACATCACCGAGGGGCTTGGGCAAGCCAGGGCTGAGCTTGGAACCTCCTCTGGCCACCTCTGGAGATTTTCAGTAGCCCAGGCTGCAGGTTGGTGACCACTGAAGCAGCAAATCCCTCTGGGATGAAACCACGAGGCTCTTCCAGCTCTGGAAGTTGCAGGGGTTGAGGGCTGGGGAGATGCTGTGTGGGTAccagccctgctcagagctTTGGGTCAGTGGGGAAAAccctgaaaggagcagaaatccAGAAATCCCTGGGGGACTTTGGGAGCTCAGGGAATTCCTGGAGGTTTAGAAACatctgctgggctgagctgtaaatgcagctctggggaggagCTTTGGAGCTCAAGGGAAGATGGgctgaaaggatttttttttttttttttcctcttggtttttGCTTAGAAATGATTTTCCTGCAAAGTCGTTCTGCAATACCTTCAGGAGGAGAGTAGGGAAGCAGCTCAGGGAAGTGGAATTTTGGGATGAGGGGCAGGTTGGGAATCAGAGGGGCCAGAAAGGGTCCTGCATCCCTTCATCccatttctgcctctgcagcctcAGGGTGCAGCCTGCTCTGTCTGGGAGCCCCAGCTGGGGGTGCAGAAGCTCCATGGGCACTGCTGGCTgatccctccccacctcctgtTATCCCCTTGGGGGGTTCTGGGGGTGCCCACCCATGGGCCCTGCACCCCtggcctggagctggggaacacCACAGCAGCACACTGGGGTCTTTGGGGGGCAGCTGCTCTGTCTGTATGTCTGACTGTCTGTCTGactgtttgtctgtctgtctggcTGTCTGACTGTCTCTGTGACTGTCTGACTGTCTGTCTCTCCATCTGTCTGTCTGAttgtctgtctgtctgactGTCTGATTGTCTGTCTGACTGTTTGTCTGACTGTCTCTGTGACTGTCTGACTGTCTGTCTCTCCATCTGTCTGTCTGAttgtctgtctgtctgactGTCTGTTTGTCTgactttctgtctctctgtctgactgtctttctgtctgactgtctctgtctctctctctgcctctcctccttttcttggAGTTTTGTctttgcaggcagggagggcagcaatggggggggggggggagccaCTGTTACAGAACATCCTGTGCAAGCCTGGGGAGCCATAAAAGGCTTCAATATGGGTCTGGTAACCcttgtgtacacacacacacacacacacacacacacacacacacaatgaTGGTAACCagtgtgtacacacacacacacacacacacactgatgGTAACCAGTGTGtacacacactcacactcacacacacgGAGCTGCCAACACCCAGGAAGAGACCAGAGAGGGAAAcactctccctctccctcttaATTATCCTCCATCTCTTGAGGGGGTGAAGATTAGGGCTGCTGGATTtatgctgattattttttttttttttctcctctctctctctcctctcatCCCTCCCACGCAgccttcccagctcccagctgctcccatccctgctcccatccctctcGCCAGCTcggcaggggcaggagggggatggaggggagggggatgctctggggtACCCCCAGGATTTGGGGGTGAAAGTTGAAGCTTTGGAGCAGGGATCTGTGCTGCACCCGGACCCggagctgcttcccaggagCTGTGAATCCATCCCTGTTTCCTGAGCATTCctggcaggggagaggagggaattTCTCACAGCAGGTcagtggttttttggttttttttttgtttttttttttggggggggaggagggggatgctgaggaggagaagagCTTCGTCCCAGGCTTgtgttgcagaaaaaaaccctttgagTTTGtttcccccccacccaaaaaaaaaaaaaaaaaaaaaaatagtgggtTAAGGAGGatgtttttgccttttttggttttctcttctgCCAGCAGTGCCCAAATATTCTGCATTTCCAGGCCAGGccctggcagggatgggtgtGTGCCAGGAGCTGGCCCCAGCTGAGATGTGGCCCAAGCTCTTTACGTTCCCTCCAGGGGGCTGCAGCCTAAATATGGAGTAACAGGAGCTTTGTGAACACAAccagagaggctgcagggtCTGAAACAGACCTTTTGTGTTTAACCCCTGGAAAAAAGGAGCTGTTTGTTTGGGTGAGCAGGAGAAGGAACCTTTGAGGACACAGGGAGGTgatgcaggatgctgctgggagtTGGATCAGGGAGGGGGCACCCTCAGAATTATCTTGATAAAATTAGAACTCTGTCTCTGGAGACAAACTGTGATGTGAATAAATCTTACCTTGTCCTGCTGACTCTTCAGCctacccaggaaaaaaaaaaatttaaaaaaaggggtCTGGGCTTTTTCCCTGCACTGATGAGTGCCAGAACATGAAactctggtttgttttttttttttccccttgtcccaTAGAGTGAAGGGGATGCACAACTGCTGTGCTCTGGAATATTTCTGTCCCTGACCTCTCTGTTCCTCCTGGTAGCAACTGCAGGAAATTGCATTTGGCATGATGAGGCTGGAAATGATCTCAAGGGGCTGGAAAGGTGGGGAAGGGGTGAAGCTGGGGATGGGTCACAACCTCCTGTCCTCACCTCCCCACTGCACCCACCTTTGTCTGCAAGGAGAGATGCTCAGGAACAGGAATGAAATGAGCTGCTTGATTTAATTTCCTTGGTGCAATTAATTAGCTTACaatcacattattttttttttcctctttccttacAACTaacaagacctttttttttattttttttttctgccagctgGGTGATTTGCAGAGGAAGGCAGGGAActagtggattttttttttttttttttgggtagtTGTTATTTTTCTGGGTAGCTGTTACTATGGCAAGGAAACCTGACTCAGTGTGAAGAGAGGTCAGAAATACCAGCCTGAAAATTTCATGCATGTTCTGTTTAAAGCCTCAGCTGCCAGGGTTTGAGGAAGGGAGAAGCAAAGGCACCAGAGTCCCCAGTTTTCAAAGCCTAAACCTTTTCTGCTTAAAAGTTGGAATTACTTGAAAACCCAGGCTTGGTTTTACCTGACCTTGTGAGCTAGGACTGGGTAGCACCCACAGCTTATAGAGAACCTGACTGGTGTGTTCTGAGTGTCAGCAAGAAATGGGAAGGAGCATCTGGGACAGAAAGGTGCCAGGGTTTTCCTGACCCCCTGCTCCCTCTAAACCTTGACCAAAAAGTGAGGTTTTGAAGAAATTGGTGTCTGTTGGGTGCTGAGCTTTCTGGACTATTGTATGATGGGGATTTGGGGTGTTGGGCACCTctaaatatctatttttatttaggtGGCAGGGAGCTGTCTCCCTTGGCTGAAATAAGgatgtatttgtttattttatttctttttacagcaAAGCTTGGGACTTGAGCCCATGGGGCTtttcaggctgtgctgctgtttatCTGGCAGTGCAAAGGTGGTTTCAGCAGgacatttttgtgtttctaggaggaaaagcagctcacTTCCATCACAGGGATTCATGGGGGGGGTTTAGGTGCTGCTCCCACTTCTGAAACTTTTTGATGTGTTGAGATGTTGCTGCTCCCTCTTCACTTCCAGTGGAGGTGGAACCAGCATCAAGCAAAATCAGCACCATGTTtatctccctcctctccttttgcTTTGCCAGAATCCCTGTTTCTAGCCAGGATGGGAAttttccagctgcaggcagagacCCTCAGGATTTGGCAGAGGGGCAGATGGGGGGTCCCTTCCTGCCCCATTCCCATCTGAGCTGGTGTTGGGTGGTCTGGGGTCACACAGGAGCAGAAAAGCTGAGCCACAGGGGGCTGAGACACCCAGGGCTTGgtcccagctccagcctgtgCCTTGGATCCTGGCAAAGCACTGGGAAAGCACCCGAGTGTGGCTGGAacaggggatggagctgggcaaggagtcaggagcaggcaggggggagCTGGGCAGTGCCTGCCACCCCCTCCTTGGCACTGGGGGAAATCCCTGGGGGTCTCCACTCCAGCATCCTGGATGTTACAGATGGGAGCTCAGCCCCTGCACCCAGAGGTCCCCGTGGCCCCTTCTCACTGGGTGCTCTGGGGTTTTCCCGTGCTCCACAGCCACTTGGCAAATTCCCTGAGGTTCTGTGGGTTCTGTGCTGCTCCCTGAGACCTTAAAACTGAGGCTTCTGTCCTGCAAGGGCACAGCCTGggccctccctgcctgccatcTCCTCCTCTGGTGGGAAAGCAATTAcacctatttttattttaatgtagccatttaagaaaaatataatgttaatgctttttattttattttattttattttattttattttattttattttattttattttattttatttattttatttattttattttttttattttattttttttattttatttttttattttatttttttattttattttttttatttttttattttattttttttttatttttatttttatttttattttatttttattttattttatttttctgtatatttaagTGCTAATTCCCAGTGCCTGGGAGCACAAcatggctgcagcacagggggTGGTTGCACAGCACATTCTgacagctcccagctcctgcagcactgctggcaaaGCTTCCTTCTGAGTTCAGGTGATGCTGGAGAAGGAGACAAAGTGTGGGGGTGTTTCAGACTGACCTTGATTTTCTTGAAAGAGGAGAACAGCAAATTATTTGTTTACAGAGGGAGCTGAATTCAGGCAGAGCTTTTGCTGCTGAGGATGCTCCACTGGTTCTTGCTGTCTGGGACCAGAACTGGGCTGAACTTGCAGGATTTTGCTCTGCCTGGGCCAGGAGGACTTGCTGAGCACTCCTCAGAAATACTCAGCTGCCTCTCACTGCTTGGAATCACCTTCTGTGTGCTGGGATGttgaaaaaagaatttctaGGCAATTTTAGACAACTATCCTGGAGCTTTGGATAGACCTTAATGACAGCAGAGAAACTGTCTGGCACCAGCCATCAGGTTCTGCTTCTGTCAGACAGCTGAGTGATGCTGATTGTGTTTCATCATCCCAGGACTGCACTTTTATAGTCCAAGAAATTGAGGCTGAGGGCAGGAAAATGACTTCTCTGAGCTCAGGATGCAAATCTGTCACGCTCCTGGAAACAGGAGCtagctctgcttttctcattTGCTGGACCACGCTGAATTTGTCCAGGGTGAGGCATGAAAATTCACCTGGAAAGGCAATAAATTATTCATGAAAGCAACAACCCTGAGCTGCTTAAACTGCCAGAGCAAAAATCCCGGAGCTGATCCAGCTGTGAGATGCACATCAGACACCaagggatgggagggaggggaggacagGACAGCACCTGGGGAGCTCCTCTGTTGTTTGCCCCTTTTTTCCTCGGCTGCTGGGAAGATTCAGAGCCTGCCTtgactttctgctgcttttggttGTTGCTCTGGGCtcctttgtgctgcttttgatgGTTGTTTTGGGCTCCTTTGtgcccccagggctgtgccccTGTCCCTGAGGCTGGAGGGGGACAGCCCAGGGGTGTTCCTGGGGTTTGTAACCACACTTTTAATGCACTGAATGATGTTTAGCTGACTGCTGAAAtggatttgggggaaaaagatgaaataaagagTCCTGGTTGGTTTTCTCAAGCCAGCTCAGGCGTGGACATGAAGTGGGTTTGATGGGTATCAGTTGTCTGGGATccatttcactgctgcttgtccAGCACTCTCCTCTAATCCACACTTCCAGAGGAGATGTAAGAACTGACCTGGCCGTGGAAACCTCATGTTCAGCTGTAGGATGAGCCTGAGACAGAGCTGAGTTCCTGGGAATGCTCTATGGGACCTCTCTGAGACAGGAGCAGGAGTGCCCCAAGGGTCACCTCTGTCCCCTTGTTTCCCTGATGATCTCCAAGGCATGGATCTGTAGGATAAAGAGGTGGCATCCCCAGTGTGCTTGCTCCATATGGGATGAATCTGGGGTACAAGAGCCCCCGTGCAGCCTGGGGTGCCCTGGGGCTTCTCCCCTCCCAAGGGGATCCCCAGCATTTGCTCCATGCTGTGTCCCCAGAAGGCAGCAGGGTACCCAGGGAGTTCCTCCCAGGGGATGGGTGATGGGAAGCAGCTGTAGGTGGCTGTTGCTAAGCTACAGGCTCTGTCTGCTCCGACTGTCAGGGGGCTGGAGAGCTGAAGGGCTGTGGTCAGGCTGTGGGTGaggtgatgggtgctggggggacaCGACTTGTTCTGGATCAGGGAGTTTTCCACTTGTTTGCATTCTGCTCCAGATAAAACAGCAGGAAACAAGCCTGGGTCTCCTTTTTGGGAGAAGGGAGTCCATGTCCATGAGAAACCTTAAGGACCATGTCAATTGGttgctttatttgctttattttgttcctGAGCAGTGCTCAGCCAGGAGGGTGCCCcagtttggggtttggtttgttggtttttttttgcagctgctcACTCTACCCTACAGCTCTGTCTCCAAACGTTGatggggagaagctgctgccccTGGAAGGCTAAAGATAAATCTTACTTTGGTTTAAGGACAATTGTTAAGAAGTCCCAGTTCCACCATCTCCACAGAGATGCTCTGTGCAAGGTGCAAGGTTCCACGCTGGGCGAGCGAGCAAGCTGCTGCCtttgttcttttccatttgCCCTCTCTCTGTCCTCCTGAGCTGATTAATTTCATCTGCATGCTTAACAGCCAtttccagagagcagaggagatgctggtggGTTTCCAGCAAGATCTTGtgcctttcctcctgctccctgcagtgctCACAGCTCCGCGGTGCAGCCCTGGAGGGGTGggtgctgcttctgcctttcccagcccagggctACTGGAGAGGGGAAcccaggggctgtgggaggAGGGGTCCAGAGGAGTCAGCAGGttagaaaaggaggaaaagttcCCCCAGGAGGCAGGAAAACAGCCGGGGAAGTGAGCAGACTGCTTGCAGCCTCCTCAGTGTAAATGTCGCTTGGGGGCGGAGATGCTCAGGAAACAGATAACAAACTGACTCCaacctcttgctttttttttttctcttttattttgttttatttttaggatCAATCTCTATACGAGCTTCTGAGGCAGATCTGGAACCACAGGATTAATGGGGATGCAATGAAAGGTACcagtggctgctggggagggacagggggggCAGGAGGCTGCCTGCTGGTGATGCTCCCATCCCGGGATGGATGCTCTTTGCATTccatctttgctgctttttccctggcactttatttttctttttttttttgctctgttttgcagCATAGCCATCCCCTTTCTGCAGGCAGGGACTGATGCTGCCTTGCCCTGCCAGCCAGCATGGAGCTGGCAAACACCAAAGACTTCCAGTGGAAAACCCTCACCCCACTCCCAAGCCCCAGGGTCTACTCAACCTTGGTGGAAGCTGCTGGGCAGGTGTTTGCCATCGGGGGCTGTGATGACAACGGGGTCCCCATGGACTGTTTTGAGGTTTATTCCCCCGAGGCTGACCAGTGGACAGCACTGCCTGCCATGcccacagccagggctggggtggcCGTGGCCACCTTGGGCAAGAGGATTATGGTGATAGGAGGAGTGGGGGTGAACCAGATGCCCCTGAAGATAGTGGAGATGTACAACACGGATGAGGGCAAGTGGAAGAAGAGGAACTCCCTGAGAGAAGCAGCCATGGGCATCTCAGTGACAGCAAAAGGCAAGGAGGCTTCAATCCttccagggcagggagggatggctgcagggtgggggggttggggagggtTAGAGGCAGCTGATGAATCAGTCCAAAAAGTTTTCTAGGCAATGGCACAGGGTTATGTtctcccaaacccctcctggaaGTTGAGCCCCAGGTATTTGTTATATCCCACCAGCTAAAGGCAGCCAGAAGCAGGAAAGGCTGGAGGCTGCTCTGTCTCATCAGCCCTGGTACCACCAGGGCCATGGCTGTGCTGGAACTGGGTGTATTTTGGACAGGTCCAAGCTCCAGGGTCTCCAACCAAGTTTCTCCAGGATTTTGTAGCAAATTCTGCTCCTTGTGTTCTGCAgaccctggaaaaaaataagaatggTGTTGCTGGCTGAGGTGAAGGTCTGGGGGCCACAGAACAGCTTTGGTTTGAAGAGACCTCTGCTCCAAACCCAGAACCAGCCAGGAGAGAGTCAGCTTCACAGTTATGGCCCCAAATCATGGCACAAGGAGGGGAAGCAGCCAGCCttgggggggaggggtccctTGTGTAGCTCCCCCCAGAATGTTTAACCCCTTCCTTAGATGAGGTTTGTGAGGTTCTGCCCTATCAGAACCCCCCACATTTTTTAGCTCCTCAGCAGGGTTGTGGAGCATTGATACCACTCAGTGTTCTCTGCCACACTTTGGGGTTGGGAGTTGTGTTGGGGTCTGGGGTTGGGAGTTGTGCCCCAGGTCAGTCCAGCTTCCCCCTGGCCCTGGGATTACAAATCTCAGCTTCTTTGAGAGCtgcttggtttgtttgcttAAGTGGGTTTAAAAGCCACTGTCAAGgaatcttaaaaaataatatttaccATCTTAGAGATGATTTTCTTTAGGACTATAAGTTTTCCTGGCTGATCCTGCAGGGGCAGCTCGGTGTGAGAGGCCAGGAGCAGAACCAGCTGCCCAAatccctgcagcaggcaggctgggctctgcttttccagctgccCACAAGCCcaaagctgctgcctctgctctcctgaacCTTTTCTGAGGAGCCAAGCGCTTGCTGGAGGAGCTGATGTGGGTGCTGTGCAGGCAGGAGGTTGGTTTGGAGAACCAGGTTTGCCATTAGGCAGAGATGGGGCTGGTTGATACAGATTTGGGGACAAACAAGCAGCCCAGCCTTATTTTGTGGCATTTCTTTGCTTCCTGGCCCTGTCCAGACTACAGAGTCTATgcagctggagggatgggatcagacCTGAGGCCCCACAACTACCTGCAGCACTATGACATGCTCAAGGACATCTGGGTGTCACTGGCAGCCATGCCCACACCCAGGTAtgctgccacctccttcctGAGAGGCACCAAGATCTATGTGCTGGGtaagcagcagccctgcctcctcctcctcttctcctcctcttctcctcctcttctccttttcctttttcttctctttctccttctcttcctcttcctcctccttctctcctcctcttcctccttctcttcctccttctcttcttccttctctacctcttcctcctcttcctcctcctcttcttccttctctacctcttcctcctcttcttcctcctcttcctcctcctcttcctcctcctcttcctcctcctcttcctcctcctcttcctcctcctcttcctcctcctcttcctcctcctcttcctcctcttcctcctcttcctcctcttcctcctcctcttcctcctcttcctcctcctcttcctcctcttcctcctcttcctcctcttcctcctcttcctcctcttcctcctcttcctcctcctcttcctcctcctcttcctcctcctcttcctcctcctcttcctcctcctcttcctcctcctcttcctcctcctcttcctcctcctcttcctcctcctcttcctcctcctcttcttcctcctcctcttcttcctcctcctcttcttcctcctcctcttcttcctcctcctcttcttcctcctcctcttcttcctcctcctcttcttcctcctcctcttcttcctcctcctcttcttcctcctcctcttcttcctcttcttctttctcctcttctctttctcttcctccttctcttcatcttccttcttctcttcctcttcctcttcctcttcctccaccttctccttgggcagcagctcctttgATCTCAGCACTGAGAAGCCTCCCTGGAAGAGCCTTTGGGGAATGCTCCTCTCCATCCATTCCAGCTTTCCCATACACTCAGAAATTCCAAGCTTGCAGCTTGGTTTTGAGTAGGGCCTTTTGCAGGGGACAATTTTCATTAGCTCTGCCTTACAGGAAGGGAAACCAAGGCAGAGAAATCTGCTGTTAGCTCCTGGCCAGTGGCGTATGGGGATCAAAATGCAGGA includes:
- the KLHDC8A gene encoding kelch domain-containing protein 8A produces the protein MELANTKDFQWKTLTPLPSPRVYSTLVEAAGQVFAIGGCDDNGVPMDCFEVYSPEADQWTALPAMPTARAGVAVATLGKRIMVIGGVGVNQMPLKIVEMYNTDEGKWKKRNSLREAAMGISVTAKDYRVYAAGGMGSDLRPHNYLQHYDMLKDIWVSLAAMPTPRYAATSFLRGTKIYVLGGRQAKYAINAFEVFDTETRSWAKFPNIPNKRAFSSFVPTEDKLFSLGGLRQGRLYRQPKFMRTVDMFDIEQGGWLKMERSSYLKKRRADFVAGYLKGRVVVAGGLGNQPTVLESAEAFHPEKNKWETLPPMPTPRCACSSIVVQNCLLAVGGVSQGLSSAVEALCLNDS